The following proteins are co-located in the Fusobacteria bacterium ZRK30 genome:
- a CDS encoding DMT family transporter, translating into MEGIMVLASGMLIAIMLGINGSLANLVGNNMSVFLIHFTGLIVICLGILLKGKKIRYSKELPLYFYFTGFLGVAVVACNVATFKNIGISNTIALGLTGQVFFSALIDHYGLFNREKNKIGRHKIVGFVFIFIGICLVV; encoded by the coding sequence GCTTGCATCAGGGATGCTGATAGCAATAATGCTGGGGATAAATGGAAGTTTAGCAAATCTGGTAGGGAATAACATGTCTGTTTTTTTAATACATTTTACGGGACTTATTGTGATTTGTCTAGGGATTTTACTCAAAGGAAAAAAAATTAGATATTCTAAGGAGCTGCCTTTATATTTCTATTTTACAGGTTTTTTAGGGGTAGCTGTAGTTGCCTGTAATGTGGCTACATTTAAAAATATAGGTATTTCTAATACTATAGCTTTAGGTTTGACAGGACAGGTGTTTTTTTCGGCATTGATAGATCATTATGGATTATTTAATCGGGAAAAGAATAAGATAGGAAGGCATAAAATAGTAGGATTTGTATTTATTTTTATAGGGATATGTCTGGTAGTATAA
- a CDS encoding DMT family transporter: MYYLMAFLIGGIIIFQMMINSILSCRLGKLNGIFYNFFTGSLLMGIFYIFNITDFKEGAEKIFDGDLWMFGGGILGILILSMCNYAIPRMTVVYATLFIMVGQLVTGNIMEYIMTGDLSMKKILGCTFILTGVMYDIGMEKIKKSKALI; encoded by the coding sequence GTGTATTATTTAATGGCGTTTTTAATAGGGGGGATAATTATATTTCAGATGATGATTAATTCAATTCTGTCATGCAGGCTGGGAAAATTAAATGGGATATTTTATAATTTCTTTACAGGAAGTCTCCTCATGGGAATATTTTATATTTTTAATATAACTGATTTTAAAGAAGGGGCAGAAAAAATCTTTGATGGAGACCTTTGGATGTTTGGAGGAGGTATTTTAGGAATCCTAATATTATCTATGTGTAACTATGCTATACCCAGGATGACAGTGGTATATGCTACATTATTCATAATGGTGGGGCAGTTAGTTACAGGAAATATAATGGAGTATATTATGACTGGGGATCTATCGATGAAAAAAATATTAGGATGTACCTTTATTTTGACAGGGGTTATGTATGACATAGGTATGGAAAAAATAAAAAAATCTAAAGCTCTAATATAA
- the sufB gene encoding Fe-S cluster assembly protein SufB, protein METRTHVEDVDRGIYDVIDKENHSYKSKKGLTEEIVVEMSKEKKEPQWMLDLRLKSLRIYNKKPMPTWGADLSELDIDGIIHYVKPDTELNESWEEVPSDIKNTFDRLGIQEAEKASLAGVGAQYDSEVVYHKVNKELEKLGVIYTDIETAVKEHEEIVKKYFMKLITPNDHKFLALHGAVWSGGSFVYVPKGVHVELPLQSYFRLNAKGAGQFEHTMIIVEEGASLHFIEGCSAPKHTEQALHAGAVELFVKKGAKLRYSTIENWSRNMYNLNTKRCVVEEDGIIEWISGSFGSKVSMLYPMSILKGERARCEFTGISFASTGQYLDTGAKVVHVAPYTISIVNSKSISKNGGRAFYRGLLKVAPNAHSVKATVNCESLMLDNISKSDTVPTIELLNDQVDIGLENISSYEDDILNYAVGKLKGLEEITLYCDAVSRKTPVIAFNVEGVHPHDVAQVLDLKNVAIRTGHHCTQPLMKYLEIPSCCRASFSIYNTYEDVDKLVEGLYKVISYFR, encoded by the coding sequence ATGGAAACAAGAACGCATGTAGAAGATGTAGATAGAGGAATATATGATGTTATAGATAAAGAAAATCACAGTTATAAGAGTAAAAAAGGGTTAACTGAAGAGATTGTGGTGGAGATGTCAAAAGAGAAGAAAGAACCTCAATGGATGCTGGATCTCAGATTAAAATCACTAAGAATTTACAATAAAAAACCTATGCCAACTTGGGGAGCAGATCTTTCAGAGCTGGATATAGATGGGATAATTCACTATGTAAAGCCTGATACAGAACTAAATGAATCCTGGGAAGAAGTGCCCAGTGATATAAAAAATACCTTTGATAGATTAGGAATACAGGAAGCTGAAAAAGCATCTCTGGCAGGGGTAGGAGCTCAGTATGACTCAGAAGTTGTATATCATAAAGTAAATAAAGAGTTGGAAAAATTAGGAGTAATCTACACAGACATAGAAACAGCTGTAAAAGAACATGAAGAGATAGTAAAAAAATACTTCATGAAACTGATAACTCCTAACGATCATAAATTTTTAGCCCTTCACGGAGCAGTCTGGTCGGGAGGATCATTTGTATATGTGCCAAAGGGTGTTCATGTAGAACTGCCTTTACAATCATATTTTAGACTGAATGCTAAGGGGGCGGGCCAATTTGAACACACGATGATAATAGTAGAAGAGGGAGCCAGTCTCCACTTCATAGAGGGCTGTTCAGCACCAAAGCATACTGAACAGGCACTTCATGCTGGAGCAGTAGAGTTATTTGTAAAAAAAGGAGCTAAACTAAGATATTCGACTATTGAAAATTGGTCTAGAAATATGTATAACCTGAATACTAAAAGGTGTGTAGTAGAAGAAGATGGAATTATTGAATGGATTTCTGGTTCATTTGGTTCAAAGGTTTCTATGTTATACCCAATGAGTATTTTAAAGGGAGAGAGAGCCAGATGTGAATTTACAGGTATAAGTTTTGCTTCTACAGGCCAGTACCTGGATACTGGTGCCAAGGTAGTCCATGTAGCTCCTTATACAATTTCTATAGTAAACTCTAAGTCTATTTCAAAGAATGGAGGTAGGGCATTTTATAGGGGATTGTTAAAAGTGGCTCCTAATGCTCACTCTGTGAAAGCAACAGTGAACTGTGAATCGCTGATGCTGGATAATATATCAAAATCCGATACTGTACCTACAATAGAATTATTAAATGACCAGGTAGATATCGGACTAGAAAACATTAGTTCTTATGAAGATGACATTTTAAACTATGCTGTAGGAAAATTAAAGGGTTTAGAAGAGATAACGTTATATTGTGACGCTGTTTCTCGTAAAACGCCGGTTATAGCATTTAATGTAGAGGGGGTTCATCCCCATGATGTGGCTCAAGTGCTGGATTTAAAAAATGTGGCTATCAGGACAGGGCATCATTGTACTCAGCCGCTAATGAAGTATTTGGAGATACCATCATGTTGCAGGGCTAGCTTTTCAATCTATAATACTTATGAAGATGTAGATAAATTAGTTGAAGGGTTGTATAAAGTAATTAGTTACTTTAGATAG
- a CDS encoding SUF system NifU family Fe-S cluster assembly protein, translated as MDLDKIYTEVIMDHNKSGHNKRELENPDYTERGHNPNCGDDFTIQLKIERNKIVDGGFAGVGCAISTASASILFDLIIGREVQDGKRIVENFLKKIKQEEISEGDREELEDAGLLENISNMPGRVKCATLAWNGVKVIFEKL; from the coding sequence ATGGATTTAGATAAAATTTATACTGAAGTTATTATGGATCACAATAAGAGCGGGCATAATAAAAGAGAGTTAGAAAATCCTGATTATACAGAGAGAGGTCATAATCCAAATTGTGGAGATGACTTTACAATTCAATTAAAAATTGAAAGAAATAAAATAGTAGATGGTGGGTTTGCAGGAGTAGGGTGTGCTATCTCTACAGCTTCAGCCTCAATTTTATTTGATTTAATAATTGGAAGAGAAGTACAGGACGGGAAAAGGATAGTAGAGAACTTCTTGAAAAAGATAAAACAAGAAGAGATCAGTGAAGGTGATAGGGAAGAATTAGAAGATGCTGGGTTGTTAGAGAATATATCTAATATGCCGGGGAGAGTAAAATGTGCTACATTAGCCTGGAATGGAGTGAAAGTTATCTTCGAAAAATTATAA